Part of the Hydrogenimonas thermophila genome, CACCTCATCAATACGTTTAGAGGTTCCTGCCATTAAATTACCGCCTGCTCCTAAAAAACCCAAAGCTGCGGCAATTTGTAAAAAATCCCTTCGGTTTATATCCATAATAGTATCCTTCTTATCGCTTCAATCCGGGGATGGAAATCTTTTTATCTTTCTTTTTTGCCAGATTGGTTACATAAACTTCTAAAGCCACCATTTCTTTACTACCTATAGGAAGTACTGCCAAAAGAGCATTTTTCATACACCCCTGAAAACGGCGTTGTAGTGTTCTAAGAGATGATTTTGTCATTCGATATGCAGGCCAAGTTCCACCAGCATTTACATCACCGAGATTTGGTAATGGCTGTGTACGTAAAATTAGTCCAACAACCTCTTTTGAGTGGCAACTGTTGCAAGAAAGCCCCCGTTTCCCTCTTTTGGTCATAAACATTTTCTCTCCGAGTTTGAAACTTTCTTGCATCTTTTTATTGGCATTTACATCAATATTGATTTGCTCATCATTTGCCAAAGATTTTGCATATGCAAGCATTTCAAACATTTCACTACTTTTAAGTTTATATGGCTTGTGTCCGTTAAGATACATAACTGCCTGCAGTACCTGATCAAGTCCTAAAACCTCATCCACTTGAGGAATGTAGCGTGGAAATGAAGCTATTGTCTTTGGCAACTCATCTACTTTTACACCAAGAAATTTAGCCAAAGCCTCTTCTGTTACCAATTCATCAAACAGTTCACTTCCCTCTTCAACAAAAATATCAGCCGGATTATTCTCAAGCATCTCCTGATAAAGAGCACGATCTGCATCTGACATACTAAACTGTTCAGAAGCCATTGTTAGTGAAACAGTCAATGCTGAAGCAGCTATGAGTGATATCATCTTTCTCATTGATTATCCTTTTTTAGGCTTGACCTTTTTGGTCTTTTCGTGCACTTCACCCTGATTATCTTTATAAACTACTTTTATAACTCCACGACCTGTTATTTTCATATTTATAGAGAAATATGGGTTAGTAGAGACTGACTCCCAAACGATCATTTTTGTAACAAGTTGATCATTATAGAAAAACTGTACATCATTAATGTAATGCGCCGGAATAATCTTCCCTGTCTTTTTATCTTTGCGCATACCTGTATCCATTGGATGAATAACAATAAAATCAACTTTGACTGTATCGCCTACTTTATACTTTTTAGGTTTTATTTTAATAAGTGATTTTCGTTTTGCCATAATTTTCTCCTTTTCCTATCAACCGCATCCGCCGATGGTTACTTTTACACTTTTGTGCGCCTTAATAAATGTTCCGTCTCTAAGTTCAGCAACTGCTACAACTTCCTGTGTTCCGCCAAGCTTAATGCGCGTAGCAAAGTATGCTTTCCCATTTAGCGGTGTTAAAAATACATCTGCACATCTTGCATTAGAGTTTTTAGTTGCCAATACATGAATTGACTTGACATAATTATTTGGCTCCATTGGATAATCAACAGTAACTTTTACCGGTACAACAGCACCATTTTCCGCAATTTCAGGAACTACCAAATTTACTTTGTCTGAATCTTTTGCACCTTTTCCATTTGTGATGATCTCAAGTGCTTTTTTATAAGAGATCTCATTTGGACTTTTTGGTTTTTTACCTGCCCCCAGTGAAATGGTTGGCGCTCCTACAGCCGTTAATGCACAAGCACCAGCCAATCCTTTTAAAAATCCTCTTCTTTCCATTATTTTCTCCTTTAGCTCTTATTTTTTTTCACTCACAACATAAGATGTAATATCGCAAATTTCACGAGGCGTAAACAGACCTGTTGTTAGATTTACAGTCATATGTGTATTTGGATTGTGTACACGTGGATCAGCTATCTGCTGATAGACATACTCATATGTCCTAACACCAGTATCTATGAAGTGTTTTTTGTAGTTATGAAGATCAGGGCCTATGTTTCCACCGCCTTTAGCACCCTCTATATTGTGACAAGCTACACAGTTTCCATACTGTTTAGGCTTTTTCTTGCCACCTGCAATTACAAACTTTGCTAACCCTTTTGGCGGTTTGCTTTTTGCTTTTTTTCCGTTGAGATTATGAAAGATATATTCGCCTCTAGCTATTGCCAAAGGATCTGTTATAATACACTCTTTTGGCATTACATACTTTTTTGGCGGTGCAAGTTTATCTTTTTTCAAGATTTTACTTGCATCCGGCATTTCTACAATACTTTTGAGATCAGCAGAATATAGCGTCTCAGAAAGACAAAATGCCAGTAATCCGGCACTAAGCATCAAGCTTCTGTTCCGATGCATGTTAAACTCCTAAATTTAAGTTCAACAGCATCGTAACAATTAATTGTAAATTTTTAGTAAATTTTCTCTATATATACATATTTAAAAAACTAATCTATCTGCTTACTCTTTCGATGGTACCTTTGTACAATCTCTGGATCTGGATGAAGAGTAGTTTTGGCTTTCTCTTTGCCTTTGTAAGGTATATGAGAAAGGACATATCGAATAGATTCTAATCTGGCAGATTTTTTGTCGTTGCTTTTAACAATAATCCAAGGAGAGTATGTAGTATGTGTTCTGCTAAACATCTCCTCTTTATAGTAGGTTATCTTATCCCACATCTTTTGTGCCTGCAAGTCTACAGGACTTAATTTCCACTGCTTCAAAGGATTGTTCATTCTCTCTTTAAATCTCTTTTTCTGCTCTTTTTTAGAAATGGAAAACCAAAATTTGATCATAATAATTCCATCATCTATAAGAGCGTGCTCTATTTCAGGGACTTCTTGCATAAACTTTTCATACTGCTCTTCAGTACAAAAACCAAATACCGGCTCTACAATAGCACGGTTATACCAGCTTCTATCAAAAAAGACTATTTCACCAGGATTAGGTAAGTGAGCAAAGTATCGTTGAAAGTAAAACTGTCCAGCTTCAACTTCTGTAGGTTTTGGTAGAGCTACAACTCTGTAGCGTCTTGGATTTAAACGCTCAGTAAAACGTTTTATTGCCCCACCTTTACCAGCAGCGTCACGCCCTTCAAAAATGATAAGTACACGTTTTTTATTTTCATAAACCCAGTTTTGAAGTTTGATCAACTCTACTTGAAGATTTATGAGATCCTCTTCATATCTTACTGTTTTTAATGTTTTTTCTAAACTTTTGCCTTTGGCAAGAAGACATAAGCCACTTTTAGTACATAAATCATCTAATGCTTTTTGAATATTTTTAATCTTTCTTTTCAGCTTTTTGTCATCAATACCCTTCTTTAACTCCTCAAGCTCCTCATATATCATTATTAATCCTTATTACTGTTGTTTTACACACAGTAATATTCTATTACTGAAGTGATTAATTTAACTTAAATTCAAAATAAAATTTCAGTTAGCTCAAGTGGTTTAGAAACACTCTTTATATGAGACATCTCTTTAGGCAAAACTTTTGAATACCCCCAAGATGCAAAAATGGCATTTACATTAGCCTGCTCTGCTGCCATTATATCTTTTGGGCTATCTCCTATCATCCATATCTCATCATAGTTTGCAGCTTCACAGATTTTATGGATCATCTCTGGGTGTGGTTTAGGATTTTTAACAAGATCTGCACCTACAATATCTTTAAAACATCTCTCTATTCCATTATTTTGTAAAATAAGTTTTGATGTAACAGTAGGTGCATTGGTTGCTACAAAAAGTTCGCATTTGGCCCCAAGAAGATGATCTAACACTTCAATAATTCCATCAAATGTTTTTGCATTTAGCAAACACTGTTTACTGTAATGCTCTTCAAATAAATTTTCAGCTTCTGGTTCATAATTTTTTACACCATAAAACTCATAAGCAAGATTTAACCCAGGTATATTCATTAACTTTGTAATCTCATCAGCACTCATTGGCTCAAGACCATAAATCTCTCGTCTTACATGGTTAATAGAAGCAGTAATATCTGCATGCGTATCTACCAGTGTTCCGTCAAGATCAAAAATAACTGTTTTCATAATTTAAAAAAATCTCCTATAATTTTAAATAGAATCCTCTATCTAAATCTGCCAAATCCTTATAAAAAATTGGTTCACTAAGATTCATACTCTTACAAAAATTAAAGATAGGTTCACGCTGATCATAACCCATTTCACAAACTAGATGAGGAATATCTCTATCTTTTGCTGTTAAGATAATTTTACGAAGTAATTCATCTCCTGACTCTCCTCCAATAAGAGCACTTTTTGGTTCAAACAAAACTGGTTTTGGCAAATCAAACTCTTTACAAATGTATGGAGGGTTGGAGACAATGATCTCTATATTTTTATCAATGTTGTCTAGCAGATTGGTATTATACAGTTCTATACGGCTTTCAAGACCATATCTATTTATATTTTTTTTTGCATAGTTTAAAGCATCTTCAGAGATATCTGTAGCAATAATTTTCAATTCTGGAAAAATTTTAGCTAGCATTATGCTTACTGCACCACTGCCTATGCCTATCTCACACATAACTTTTAGATTATGTTTGCGTATGATCTCAGCTGCTTTATCTACAAGTAGCTCTGTTTCAGGTCTTGCTATTAAAACACCTGGTCCTACTTCAAGCTCAATATCATAAAATGATACACGTCTAGTTATATACTCTATAGGCTCATACTCTTTTCTTCGTTTTACAAGTTTAAAAAACTCTTGAAGCTCACCAATCTCTTTATTACTATTCGTATGAAGCCATACTCTATCTTGATTAAGATAGTATGACATCAATATCTCAGCTTCCAAACGCGGTCTTTGTGCTATATTTGAAAGCTCTTTTGCAGCAGTACGCAACGCATCTTCTATTATCATATATTACAATCACCTTTAAGTGCTTCATCTCTATTTTCAAACTTTATACTTTTATCACCCAATGCTTTTAATCGCTCTACTACAGGTGGATGGGAATGATAAAAAAAGATTGTAAGTTTATGAGATAGAGGAAAACTCTTATTTTCATCAACCAGTTTTTTAAGTGCACTTATTAAGTCTTCACTATTTCCATGAATTTCAACAGCATATCTATCTGCTTCATACTCATTACGTCTGCTCACAAGGCTCATAACAGGCATAAATATAAACAGATATACAGAAATCAAAAGCATAAATAGAATCTCTATCATTGCAGGAGTCTCTCTAACTCCAAGCTCCATAAATAGTTGCGAAGGAAGATGTCCTAAAATATAAAATCCAACAAATAAAATTGCTCCTAGCATTGCAATATTTTTATATATATCATTATGTTTAAAGTGACCAAGTTCATGTCCTAAAACAGCTAAAAGTTCATTATTGCTGAGTTTATCAAGCAGAGTATCAAATAAAACTACCCGTTTTGATTTGCCAAGACCTCCAAAATATGCATTTAATCTTGCATCACGCTTACTTGCATCAACAACAAATACCCCTTCACTCTCAAATCCACTTTTTTGGAGTAAATTTTTTATTTTTTCACTTAAAGCTTCATCTTTAAGAGGTGTAAACTTGTTGAACATTGGTGCAATGTATGTTGGAAAAAGAAGGTTAAGCAGTACAATTACAGAGAAGATAAGTAAGAAACTGAAAAACCACCAAGATGGAACATTAATAATGATCCAAGCTACTGACGCACTTAAAATAGATGCTATTATTAAAGTTAACAATCCACCTTTTATCTGATCTTTTATAAAAAGTTCCGGAGTTGAGTGATTAAATTTAAATCTCTCATCAATAACAAAAGTTTGATATATAGTAAATGGCAACTCTACAATATAGTTAACTATTAAAAATATATTTACGGCTATAGCCGCTTGTATAACTGGGTCAATATTCCAAGTCATTGTATCTATCCACCGTATTCCCCACGAAAGCCAAAAGATAAAGAGAGCATACTCAACAAGCGTTTCTAAAATTTTAAGACGCTCATTGGTAATGAGATACTTTGCAGACTTTATCCAGCTACTTGGTTTCATAAGTACAGGAGGCATATCTTTTGCTTTTGAAACATACCCTATTTGCATAACACTTATATATATCTTTATCAATACATACAAAAAGAATATAATAGATAAAACTTCAACCATTTTTTACTATCCTTTTATTCAGATTAGGTGGATTATAGCCAATATAGGTTAAAATTCCATTCAATAATATTAATTTAACTCAACTTTATAAGAAAAGGTATCTATGGCACTTGTAGACCTACTGGAAGTCGATAAACAGTTTGAATCGCAGATTATTTTTCAAGGCATAAATTTTCATATTGATGAGTATGAACGCATTGTTATTGTTGGACGAAATGGTAGTGGTAAATCAACACTAATGAAGATAGTCAGTGGTGAAATTGAACCAGATGCAGGAAAAAGAATTGTTAGACAAGGGTTAAAAATTGAGATGCTGGCTCAGCAACCAGTGTTTGAAGCGGGACTTAGTGTACGAGAAGCTATAGAAAATGAGTTGACTGAAATCCAAGAAGCAAAAAAAAGATATGAAGTTATCTCTGCAAAATTGGCTGAAGATTTTGACAATAAATCACTGCTTGAAGAGCATTCAAAGCTATCAGCTTTTTTGGATTTCCACAATGCTTGGAACCTTGATGATAAAATTGAGCGTATTTTAAAAGAGTTTGATCTTAAAATTTATGAAGTTCGTCCTGTAAACCTACTAAGTGGGGGAGAACAAAGACGTGTAGCTCTTGCCTCATTACTTCTTAAAAAGCCAGATATTCTTTTATTAGATGAGCCAACCAACCATCTTGATGTGTATATGGTTGAATTTTTAGAAGAGTTACTTCTTAAAGAGAAATTTACACTATTGCTTATATCTCACGACAGATACTTCATAGACCGCATAGCCACACGAACAGTTGAGATAGATGATCATAAACTTCGTAGTTTTAAAGGTGGATATGAGAGCTATCTGCAACAAAAAGAGGCTCTTTTGCATGCAATGCGTAAAGAGCATGAAAATCTTTTAAAACTTCTAAAAGCTGAAGAGGAGTGGCTTAACCGTGGTGTAAAAGCTCGTCTAAAACGTAATGAAGGAAGAAAAAAACGTGTTTTAGAGATGAGAGAGCAGGCAAAGAAAAATCCTGCAATGATACGAAAAATAAAGCTGGAATTGGAAAGAGAAAAGCACCACTTTAATCGTGAAGATGGAGTAAGCCGCAAAAAAGTACTCTTTGAGATAGAACATCTTGAAAAAAGGCTTGGCGATAAACTTCTTATACACAACTTTTCAAACAGAATACTTCAAAAAGATCGCATAGCTATTGTTGGTAAAAATGGTAGCGGTAAATCAACACTTTTAAAACTTCTTCTTGGAAGAGAAAAGCCAGATGGAGGAGTCATAAAACGTGGAGATTTTACTATAGGTTACTTTGATCAGCACCGTGAAATGTTAGATGACAATAAAAACCTTATAGAGACTTTCTGTCCATTTGGCGGTGACAGGGTTGATGTACAGGGTAAAAATATGCACGTATTTGGATATCTTAAAAATTTCCTCTTTCCAAAGGAGTATTTGGATAAAAAGATAGGAGTACTAAGCGGTGGTGAAAAGAATCGTGTTGCACTTGCCCTGCTTTTTACTAAAAAGGTTGACTGCCTAATTTTGGATGAACCAACTAACGACCTTGATATTCCAACAATTAACATTTTAGAAGAGTATCTGCTAAATTTCCCAGGTGCACTCATCTTTGTAAGCCACGATAGATACTTTGTAGATAAAATTGCAAAGAAACTATTTATATTTAAAGGTGAAGGTATTGTTGAAGAGAGTTATCAACCCTACTCTGAATTTCTTGCTATTGAAAAAGAGATTAAAAATATTGAGCAGTTTGAACACGAAATTGAGATAGAAAAAGAGAAACCAAAAGTTGAGCCTAAAAAACGTAAGAAAAAATTGAGTTATAATGAAAAACGCGAGTTAGAGTCACTGCCTGAAGAGATAGAGTCACTTGAAAACCGTATTGCAGAGATTAATGCTTGCCTTGCAGACCCTAAGTGTTACCAAGAAAAAGGTATTCAAAATCTAACTGATGAATTAAATAAACTGGAAGTTGAGTATAATTTAAAAGCTGATCGATACCTTGAACTTTTAGAATTGCAAGAAGAGCTGGAAGGAGAGTAAAGAATGGAAAATAGTCAACAAATATCGTTAACAACAATTCAAGATGAGATTCGTAATGAAACAGGAGTCATGCTCTACTTTTGGGGTGAGCATTGCAATGTCTGTCATGCTCTGCAACCCAAACTCTTTGAAGCATTTGAAGAAAATTTTCCAGCCATTAAACTAATCACCATAGATGTTGCTGAACATGCCAATATTGCCGCACACTTTGGTGTTTTCTCGATTCCAACAGCGATCATATTTTTAGATGGAAAAGAGTTTGCCCGTGTCAGTCGAAATGTGAGTATTCCAGCACTTATCAAGCAAATAGAACGTCCATACAAAATCTTGACATTATAAAATTTCTTCCAACAACTATTCTAGTATCAGACATTTACTAACCTTACATAATTTGAAGATTTTTACGATTTGAGCTAAAAAATTGCATGATTAAAAATGCATAAAGTTATTTATTAAATTAACTTAAATTTATAATGTCGTTCGAAATACAATTGGGGTAGACTGCTCTTATCTCTTATGAAAGGAGTTGCCATGAAAAAAATACTCTTGGCACTTGGACTAGGAATTATAATGTTGGTCGCTGGTCAAGCTGAAAAACCTTTGACTCCAGAGCAAAAAGCTCTAAAAAATACGATGCAAACCTTGTCCAAAGGACTGATGCGCATTCAAAAAGCAATTTTATACAATAACAAACAGGAACTACTTGCAGGTATACGAATGCTTAAAACAGTAGAGACAGGCTTTTTGACAAGACATGGTGAAGCATTAAAAAAGTATATGCCCAAAAATCCAAATTTTGCTATAAGTTTTGCAAAACTTAGTGAAAAGAATATCGAACGCTATGTCCGTATGATGCGAAGCGACATCTATTCAAAACGCGACTACAGCAGAATAACAGCGGGTTATACCCATATCATGCAAGAGTGTATAGGCTGTCATCAAAAAATAAGACAATGGAAATGGGAAGAAAATTAATTTAAATATATTAAACTAAGGGTGCCTTTTCATAGAGTTACCTGCCAAATAACCGCTTGCCCAGGCAAAGTGGAGATTATACCCTCCCCTTTTGCCAACAATATCGAGTACTTCACCTGCAAAATAGAGACCAGCAACCTTTTTTGATTCCATTGTTTTAGGATCAACTTCAGCTGTATCTACACCACCACCTGCCACTTCAGCATGTTTGTATCCATGTGTATCTGTAACATCAAAACGCCAATCAAGAGTTTGAGATGCTATACGTCTTAACAGTTTTGCTCCAGCTTCAACTGCCAATATAGTACTATCTATCTTTAAAGAGTCAATAAGTACTTGTACTATCTTATATGGTAACAACCCTTCTAAAAGTGATTCTATTGTTAAATAAGGTGCCAGCTTTGCTGTACGTTGTAAATATGATACTAATGCTTGACGATCAAATGATGGTAAAAGATTAACTCCAATTGTTACCTTCTCTCCTTGAGTAAGTGCCGGTACAGCAAAAGATGATATATCAAGTATGGCAAACCCTGAAACACCATAGCGTGTAAATAGCAGATCACCTCCTATTGTTACCTCTTTTTTTCCATTTATGTATAGTGTTACTTCAGCATCACACTTTACACCACTCATTCGCTCATGCCATCTATCTGCTAAATGTAAACCTACTAACGTTGGATAAGTTGGAACTATTGTATGACCAAAAGATTTGGCAAACTTGTAACCGCTATCACTACCGCCAAGCTGTGGTGCTGCAGGTGAGCCTGTAGAGATTAGAAGTTTGTTATAACTCTCTTTTTTATCAGAAGTTTCAACAACAAATTTGTCTGAAACCTTTTTAACAGAATTAACAGTTGTTTGTGTAACTATCTTAACACCAAGGTAGAGCGTATAACATTTCAAAGAGTTTTGAACAGATTTAGCTGTATTGCTAAGTGGATAACATCGTCCATCAGGCTTAGCTTCAAGCAATAGCCCAATCGATTCACAAAAACGCTCAAAAGCTTTAAAATCAAACTGTTTAAGTGCAAAATTTACAAAAGATGGATGACGACCAAAATAGTCATTAAAAGATAGTGAAGTGTTGGAAATGTTACATCTTCCATTACCGGAAGCTAGGATCTTTTTACCAACTTCACTGTTTTGTTCGTAAAGATCTACTTTGACTCCGGCTTTGGCAGCTGTGATAGCTGCCATTAGCCCTGCGGCTCCACCGCCTATAATGGCTACGTGCATTATATAAACTTAAGAATCTCTTCCTCAATCTTCTCTTTATCAATTACCGTTTTATGAACAATCGGTTTTTCAAAGAGTTCAGCAATCATTTTAGGTACAGGTACATTAAACTTCTCACTGATCCACTTCAATGCATCAAGATCACGCTCCACTTCTCGTCCTAGAGCTTCACAAACAGTTGGACTAAATTTCGTCCACTCAGCAGTTGAATAGATGATTGTTTTAAGGCTCTTTTTTCGTAAGTTTTTATATGCTTTAAAACATGTAGCTGTATGAGGGTCCATAATATACCCTTTTTTGGCATACTCAGCTATAACCTCCTTACCCTCTTCATCACTGCTGAATGTTGCATCAAAATCTTCACGTAGAATCTCTAGCTCTTCGTGAGTTAGCTTATATTTGCCATTTTCAGCCAAATCATCCATTAATTGCTTAGTTCTGCTACTTCCAAACTTATCAAAAAGGATACGTTCAACATTAGATGACTTCAAAATATCCATTGCAGGAGATGTTGTTTGAATAAGTGACTTGCAAGTAAGGTCATACTCACCTTTTGTAATCAGATCAGTTAGAATATTGTTTATATTGGATGAAATCAGAATTTTTTCAACAGGCAATCCCATTTTCTTTGCATAGTAACCACCTAAAGCATTTCCGAAGTTTCCACTTGGAACTACAAGATAGACTGTTTCGCCTAAGCTGATTTCACCACGTTTTACAAGCTCTAAATAGCTATGAACATGGTAAATAATTTGGAAAATAATACGACCAAAGTTTACAGAGTTTGCGGCTGAAAGCTGTGTATTGCTCTCTTGCAGTTTTGCTTTGAAACTATCACTTGCAAGTAAGCTTTTTAGTGCTGTTTGGGCATCATCAAAGTCACCATTTATTCCGATCACCTTTTCATTGTTTGCCTCTTCAGTAACCATCTGCAAACGCTGAACATCACTTGTTCCACCACCAGGGTATAGACAAGCCACTTTTACATTTGATGCATTTTTAAAAGTTTCTAATGTTGCAGGACCTGTATCACCGCTTGTAGCCGCCATAATTAGGTAGTGCTCTTTGCGTTTTTCAGCAAGTTTGGAGAGAATGTAGCCAAATGGCTGAAGTGCCATATCTTTAAAAGCACGAGTTGGTCCATGCCACAACTCACTTACGAAAGCATCATCTTCTACTTTTTTCAATGGTACCGGATCATTTGGATCATCAAATGCATCATAACGATCAAGAGCAGCATTAAGATCAACTTCCGCTATATCTACATCAAACTTCTCAAAAAGTGCTTTGCAAAGCTCTTTGTAGTGACTATTGGAGTGTGCTTTAAAAAAGTCAAAATCAAGAGTTGGCAGCTTTTTAGGAACATATAGCCCACCAAAACTTGCACTTGGACTTAAAATTGCCTGACTAAATGTAACTTCTGCTGGTTTTACTCCATCATTTCCACGAGTTTCTATAAATGTCATAGACTTTCCTGACTATTTTTTTGTGCGATTATATCTAAATCAAGCTATTTAACGACTGAATCGATCCAGTCTAAATAGTTATCATCCCCATCATCAATTTTTAAAACTAGGATTTCTGGAACTTCATAGCTATGCAGCTTTTTTATCTCTTTTTTTAGCTTTTTAACTTTTGAATCAACTGTTTTAATAATCATTAAAGACTCTCTTGAGTGTTGCACTTTGCCTTTCCATTTATATATTGAACGAATTTTAGGGACAATATTTACACAAGCAGCAAGAGACTTTTCTACAATTTTATATGCTATTCGCTCCGGTTCATCAAGTTTAGAAGCAGTCACAATAACCAAACGATATTTACTCATACTTTAATTCCTTCTAGCAAAATTAATGAACAATCTGTGTTCCAATTCCTTCACTCGTAAAAATTTCAAGCAAAATTGAATGCTCAATGCGTCCATCTATAATATGCGCTTTTTGAACACCGCCATTGATTGCTTCTAAACAAGCATCAACTTTAGGTACCATTCCACCGCTTATGACCCCTTCATTTTTAAGCAGATTTATCTTTTCTGTTCCAAGTGTTCCAATGAGATTTCCTTCACCATCTAAAACACCTGGAGTATCTGTCAAAAATACTACTTTACTTGCTTTCAATGCAACTGCTACTTTACTTGCTGCAAGGTCAGCATTTATATTAAACCCTGGTTCACCAGGATCTTTACTAGCAGCAATTGGTGCAATAACAGGTATAAAATCTTCATTCATTAAGTTTTGTACTACATCTGCATGAATCTCTTCAATTACACCTGTATAACCCCACTTACTTCTATCTTTTGCTCGTGCCTGAATAAAATGGGCATCCTTTCCACTTATTCCAATTGCCTTAGAGCCATGATCATTAAGCAGTGAAACAATCTCTTTATTTACCTCTCCACTAAGTACCATTTCAACTATGCGCATAGCCTCTTTTGTTGTTACTCTTTGCCCCTCTACAAACTCAGTTTTAATACCAAGATCAGATAAAAGCTGAGTAATCTTAGGACCACCACCATGCACTACAACAGGTTTAATACCTACTAGATGCATCAACACGATATCTTGTGCAAACTTCTCTTTAAGCTCTGGAGAAGTCTGAGCCGCTCCACCGTATTTAATAACAATAGTCTGACCTGCAAATTTTCTAATAAAAGGAAGTGTATCAAGAAGAGTCTGTACAACTTGCATTTTCTTTTTCACGGTATATCCTTAAATTTTAAAAGTCTTGAAAAAAATATTATGGACTATAATATATAGTGGCTTTTTTTGTACTGAACAGTTTTATATTAGGGACCGTTCAGAATTTTGTGTCAACAACCAATAGTTACTAAGATTATATCATAGCTCGAGAGCTTCCTCGAGCCTACCTTCGAAAAATATAGCCAGTTGTGAGAGTGTCCATCGGCATTATCCACTTTTTCTGTGCGTTCTGAATTCCCATATAGAGTAGTTTTAAAAGTGAATTTTCATTTGGAAATGCTCCTTTAGTTTTAGTTAATTTTCTGAACTGTCTATGTACAGATTCAATAATATTGGTTGTATATATAATACGTCTTATATCTGCTGAATATTTGAAGTAGTTAGAAAGATTATCCCATTTATTTCTCCAAGAGTT contains:
- the abc-f gene encoding ribosomal protection-like ABC-F family protein — protein: MALVDLLEVDKQFESQIIFQGINFHIDEYERIVIVGRNGSGKSTLMKIVSGEIEPDAGKRIVRQGLKIEMLAQQPVFEAGLSVREAIENELTEIQEAKKRYEVISAKLAEDFDNKSLLEEHSKLSAFLDFHNAWNLDDKIERILKEFDLKIYEVRPVNLLSGGEQRRVALASLLLKKPDILLLDEPTNHLDVYMVEFLEELLLKEKFTLLLISHDRYFIDRIATRTVEIDDHKLRSFKGGYESYLQQKEALLHAMRKEHENLLKLLKAEEEWLNRGVKARLKRNEGRKKRVLEMREQAKKNPAMIRKIKLELEREKHHFNREDGVSRKKVLFEIEHLEKRLGDKLLIHNFSNRILQKDRIAIVGKNGSGKSTLLKLLLGREKPDGGVIKRGDFTIGYFDQHREMLDDNKNLIETFCPFGGDRVDVQGKNMHVFGYLKNFLFPKEYLDKKIGVLSGGEKNRVALALLFTKKVDCLILDEPTNDLDIPTINILEEYLLNFPGALIFVSHDRYFVDKIAKKLFIFKGEGIVEESYQPYSEFLAIEKEIKNIEQFEHEIEIEKEKPKVEPKKRKKKLSYNEKRELESLPEEIESLENRIAEINACLADPKCYQEKGIQNLTDELNKLEVEYNLKADRYLELLELQEELEGE
- a CDS encoding thioredoxin family protein, whose protein sequence is MENSQQISLTTIQDEIRNETGVMLYFWGEHCNVCHALQPKLFEAFEENFPAIKLITIDVAEHANIAAHFGVFSIPTAIIFLDGKEFARVSRNVSIPALIKQIERPYKILTL
- a CDS encoding NAD(P)/FAD-dependent oxidoreductase; its protein translation is MHVAIIGGGAAGLMAAITAAKAGVKVDLYEQNSEVGKKILASGNGRCNISNTSLSFNDYFGRHPSFVNFALKQFDFKAFERFCESIGLLLEAKPDGRCYPLSNTAKSVQNSLKCYTLYLGVKIVTQTTVNSVKKVSDKFVVETSDKKESYNKLLISTGSPAAPQLGGSDSGYKFAKSFGHTIVPTYPTLVGLHLADRWHERMSGVKCDAEVTLYINGKKEVTIGGDLLFTRYGVSGFAILDISSFAVPALTQGEKVTIGVNLLPSFDRQALVSYLQRTAKLAPYLTIESLLEGLLPYKIVQVLIDSLKIDSTILAVEAGAKLLRRIASQTLDWRFDVTDTHGYKHAEVAGGGVDTAEVDPKTMESKKVAGLYFAGEVLDIVGKRGGYNLHFAWASGYLAGNSMKRHP
- the thrC gene encoding threonine synthase is translated as MTFIETRGNDGVKPAEVTFSQAILSPSASFGGLYVPKKLPTLDFDFFKAHSNSHYKELCKALFEKFDVDIAEVDLNAALDRYDAFDDPNDPVPLKKVEDDAFVSELWHGPTRAFKDMALQPFGYILSKLAEKRKEHYLIMAATSGDTGPATLETFKNASNVKVACLYPGGGTSDVQRLQMVTEEANNEKVIGINGDFDDAQTALKSLLASDSFKAKLQESNTQLSAANSVNFGRIIFQIIYHVHSYLELVKRGEISLGETVYLVVPSGNFGNALGGYYAKKMGLPVEKILISSNINNILTDLITKGEYDLTCKSLIQTTSPAMDILKSSNVERILFDKFGSSRTKQLMDDLAENGKYKLTHEELEILREDFDATFSSDEEGKEVIAEYAKKGYIMDPHTATCFKAYKNLRKKSLKTIIYSTAEWTKFSPTVCEALGREVERDLDALKWISEKFNVPVPKMIAELFEKPIVHKTVIDKEKIEEEILKFI
- the cutA gene encoding divalent-cation tolerance protein CutA produces the protein MSKYRLVIVTASKLDEPERIAYKIVEKSLAACVNIVPKIRSIYKWKGKVQHSRESLMIIKTVDSKVKKLKKEIKKLHSYEVPEILVLKIDDGDDNYLDWIDSVVK
- the argB gene encoding acetylglutamate kinase, with product MKKKMQVVQTLLDTLPFIRKFAGQTIVIKYGGAAQTSPELKEKFAQDIVLMHLVGIKPVVVHGGGPKITQLLSDLGIKTEFVEGQRVTTKEAMRIVEMVLSGEVNKEIVSLLNDHGSKAIGISGKDAHFIQARAKDRSKWGYTGVIEEIHADVVQNLMNEDFIPVIAPIAASKDPGEPGFNINADLAASKVAVALKASKVVFLTDTPGVLDGEGNLIGTLGTEKINLLKNEGVISGGMVPKVDACLEAINGGVQKAHIIDGRIEHSILLEIFTSEGIGTQIVH